CACGTGGCGAATCGCCCAGTAGCACGGCGCCGCGGCAAGCAGGATCAGCGCGCCCATCTCCCACGCCGCGGGAATACCGAAAGCGTCCGCGACGCGGCCGACCGCGAGCAATCCGAGCGACCCGCCCATGGTCGAAAACGTGCCGTTGAAGCTGAGCAGCGTCGCGCGGTCCTCGGCCTCGATATGCTCGTTGAACCAGCTCTGCGTAAGCGGCTGCATCGCGCCCGCGGCGAGGTTCATCGCGAAGAGCGAGATGAGTGCGGCGGTCGGCCGATGGGCCGCCGCGCCGCCCGCGAACAACAGCAGGCTCGCGCCGAACGTCGCTGCGGCCATCCACGCCCCGCGGTCCCGCGCCTCGATCCCGATGCGCACCACCGCCTCTGCGCCGATCATCCGCGCGACCGTAAAGAGGCAGTAAAGCCATCCGACGATCCAGATGCCGACGCCGTAGCGGTCGTTGAAAAGCTGCGGCCACTCCAGCCAGTACGGCGCCCACGCCGCGAAGGTAAGCGCGCTCGCGCTGCTGAGCATCAGCACGATGCGATTGCTGAAGCCCTGGCGAAGTCCGGTGGCGACGCGCGCTGCCACCTGCCCGAAGAGGCCGCCAAGCCTGATCCGCAGCGCGCCCGTATCTTCGCGATGGT
This genomic interval from Candidatus Binataceae bacterium contains the following:
- a CDS encoding MFS transporter — protein: MKPGEANGAVVRDITRRYYAMWWGYAFAGGFLYGVYPLFLRSRGLDQFEINSVLACYFVVMFLTDVPTGAFADAMGRRRSFVLGCVTRVGAFTLYFFAHHFLAFVAAECIDGIGTTLCNGAIDAWGVDALDAAGFAGIKDRLFSRISQLTNFGFMAAAIIGAYVADFNIALPWMLGAAGYSMAAIAAAYLMREDHREDTGALRIRLGGLFGQVAARVATGLRQGFSNRIVLMLSSASALTFAAWAPYWLEWPQLFNDRYGVGIWIVGWLYCLFTVARMIGAEAVVRIGIEARDRGAWMAAATFGASLLLFAGGAAAHRPTAALISLFAMNLAAGAMQPLTQSWFNEHIEAEDRATLLSFNGTFSTMGGSLGLLAVGRVADAFGIPAAWEMGALILLAAAPCYWAIRHVRAPLQAAPAVS